From the Montipora capricornis isolate CH-2021 chromosome 2, ASM3666992v2, whole genome shotgun sequence genome, one window contains:
- the LOC138037635 gene encoding craniofacial development protein 2-like, whose amino-acid sequence MLRVKIENTRNSAGNGIPMTDSGQSRKEATVMTTGAVSAKTTSLIGFWNVRTIYEQGRIAQVIAEMKRYKLAILGISESRWTRSGRKKATTGETVLYFGREDDSHHEGVAIIIRKEMEKYLMEWKPVNSSIIEARLKDRQANLSIIQCYAPTNDSNDRD is encoded by the coding sequence ATGCTGAGAGTGAAAATCGAAAATACCAGAAACTCTGCCGGTAACGGGATTCCAATGACTGACAGTGGTCAAAGCCGAAAGGAAGCCACTGTCATGACAACGGGAGCCGTCAGCGCTAAAACGACTTCACTGATTGGCTTTTGGAATGTGCGAACAATTTATGAGCAAGGTAGGATTGCACAGGTAATTGCTGAAATGAAGCGTTACAAACTAGCTATCTTAGGCATAAGTGAGAGTAGATGGACAAGATCTGGGAGAAAGAAGGCAACAACAGGAGAGACAGTTCTCTACTTTGGTAGAGAAGATGATTCACATCATGAGGGGGTTGCAATCATCATCAGGAAAGAAATGGAAAAGTACTTAATGGAATGGAAGCCAGTAAACAGCAGCATTATTGAAGCACGATTAAAGGATAGGCAGGCTAACCTGTCCATCATACAATGTTACGCACCTACTAATGACAGCAACGACAGAGATTAA
- the LOC138037636 gene encoding uncharacterized protein produces MLYSTERRLGKNTQHATVYDNQVRDMVQRGVARKLTKKELNNYKGPIHYISHHEVLKPDSKSTPVRIVFNSSANYMGHVLNEYRAKGPDLLNSLLGILVRFRENEVAFIGDIKKMYHTVKTTVLDQHTHRFLWRDMVTDRAPDTYVIQRVSFGDKPSATIATMALRKTAEMGSEQYPDAAKIVKHNTYMDDIIESTTDLPTAQKLMQDIETLIIKGGFQLKEWIFSRDSSNSKKSLPNESNVATEKVLGVNWDPINDFLCFSAKLKFFSNRKHGIQKDNPSSDSKLTQPLTKRMILSQVNSMYDPLRLAGPFTVRAKILMRH; encoded by the coding sequence ATGCTGTATTCTACTGAACGTAGACTGGGAAAGAATACCCAACATGCAACAGTATACGATAACCAAGTTCGAGATATGGTACAACGAGGGGTCGCTCGTAAACTCACCAAAAAGGAACTTAACAATTATAAAGGTCCCATCCATTACATTTCTCACCACGAGGTGCTCAAACCAGACTCTAAATCTACTCCCGTTAGAATCGTGTTTAACAGTAGCGCAAACTACATGGGTCACGTACTTAATGAGTACCGGGCAAAGGGGCCAGACTTGCTTAACAGTCTGCTCGGAATACTTGTGCGATTTCGTGAAAATGAAGTAGCTTTCATAGGTGACATCAAGAAGATGTACCATACCGTTAAAACAACAGTACTAGATCAACACACGCACCGGTTTTTATGGAGGGACATGGTCACCGACAGAGCACCCGACACCTATGTGATACAAAGAGTTTCATTCGGAGATAAGCCCTCTGCAACCATAGCTACGATGGCCTTGCGTAAGACAGCAGAGATGGGAAGTGAGCAATATCCGGATGCagcaaaaatcgtgaaacacaACACATATATGGATGACATTATAGAAAGTACCACAGACCTTCCCACTGCGCAGAAATTAATGCAGGACATCGAGACCTTAATCATTAAAGGCGGATTTCAACTCAAGGAATGGATCTTTTCCCGTGACTCAAGCAATAGTAAAAAGTCTCTACCGAATGAGTCAAACGTAGCGACCGAAAAAGTGCTAGGAGTCAATTGGGACCCGATCAACGACTTTTTGTGCTTTTCAGCAAAGCTTAAATTCTTTTCGAATCGGAAACACGGAATACAAAAAGACAATCCTAGTAGCGATTCGAAACTCACACAACCACTTACGAAGCGGATGATATTGTCACAAGTCAACAGTATGTACGACCCTCTAAGACTGGCAGGACCCTTCACAGTGCGGGCCAAAATCTTAATGCGACATTAA